In Candidatus Coatesbacteria bacterium, the following proteins share a genomic window:
- the sucC gene encoding ADP-forming succinate--CoA ligase subunit beta, whose translation MKIHEYQAKAVFREFGIPTSRGELVEATEQAAAALDKVGLPCVVKSQVLVGGRGKAGGVRFVRSREEYDSAVDEILGMRIKGLTVEKLLIDEAVDIAEELYLGVVLDRSAKRPVFMVSAAGGVEIEVVAAETPEKLLKLPIDPTIGFRGFHGRRLAAFLHDDPAIRKQLAEILAGLYQLFMAKDCSLAEINPCVITGDGEATAIDAKINFDDNALFRHPDIAELRDMTAEDPLEVKAKEAGLSYVNLDGTVGCLVNGAGLAMTTMDLIKHFGAEPANFLDVGGSSNPQKVLTAMEIITSDANVKSILLNIFGGITRCDDIANGLIQALEQRPLEVPLIVRLTGTNEEEGRAILEEHGIEAGSDLDQAVRQAVTAAQGV comes from the coding sequence GTGAAGATCCACGAGTACCAGGCCAAGGCCGTCTTTCGGGAGTTCGGCATCCCGACGAGCCGGGGCGAGCTGGTCGAGGCAACGGAGCAGGCCGCCGCGGCCTTGGACAAGGTCGGATTGCCCTGCGTGGTCAAGAGCCAGGTCCTGGTCGGCGGCCGCGGCAAGGCCGGCGGCGTGCGCTTCGTCCGCAGCCGCGAGGAATACGACAGCGCCGTCGACGAGATCCTCGGTATGCGGATCAAGGGCCTGACCGTCGAAAAACTGCTGATCGACGAGGCCGTCGACATCGCCGAGGAACTCTACCTGGGCGTCGTGCTCGACCGCTCGGCCAAGCGACCCGTCTTCATGGTCTCGGCCGCCGGGGGCGTCGAGATCGAGGTCGTCGCCGCCGAGACCCCGGAGAAGCTGCTCAAGCTGCCGATCGACCCGACGATCGGTTTCCGCGGTTTCCACGGCCGCCGCCTGGCCGCCTTCCTCCACGATGATCCGGCGATCCGGAAACAATTGGCCGAGATCCTCGCCGGGCTCTATCAGCTATTCATGGCCAAGGACTGCTCCCTGGCCGAGATCAACCCCTGCGTGATCACCGGCGACGGCGAGGCCACGGCCATCGACGCCAAGATCAACTTCGACGACAACGCCCTCTTCCGCCATCCCGACATCGCCGAGCTGCGCGACATGACCGCCGAGGACCCCCTCGAGGTCAAGGCCAAGGAGGCCGGGCTGTCCTACGTCAACCTCGACGGCACCGTCGGCTGCCTGGTCAACGGCGCCGGGCTGGCCATGACCACGATGGACCTGATCAAGCACTTCGGCGCCGAGCCGGCCAACTTCCTCGACGTCGGCGGCTCCAGCAACCCGCAGAAGGTGCTGACGGCGATGGAGATCATCACCAGCGACGCCAACGTTAAGTCCATCCTGCTCAACATCTTCGGCGGCATCACCCGCTGTGACGACATCGCCAACGGCCTCATCCAGGCCCTCGAACAGCGGCCCCTCGAGGTGCCCCTGATCGTCCGGCTGACCGGGACAAACGAGGAAGAGGGTCGGGCCATTCTCGAGGAGCACGGCATCGAGGCCGGCTCCGATCTGGACCAGGCCGTCAGGCAGGCCGTCACCGCCGCCCAGGGCGTTTAA
- a CDS encoding EamA family transporter — protein sequence MSRQRKALKYIILITVIYGSTFVALKVLLAELTPWLLVAARFGAAGVVVGAAALIKGVRFGRGVWGRGVLLGLVLMAGYGLQTLGLVSSGAGKSAFITALYVVFTPFAAALLTKRRLNRRVLGAALAALAGVYLLANPRGLPAVGDLYTLGCAAAFALHLALIDRYAREGEELQLTTVQLLVVGLLAAALTLLFEEPSLELSGLGWGLLAYLAFAATALVVLLQMYWQPALGAGPAAVVYVGEAVVAWLGGMLLLEESFAWSGYAGALLIVGAVLLAVVPRKRPPSEIGLPPDPGGGR from the coding sequence ATGAGCCGACAGCGAAAAGCCCTCAAATACATCATCCTGATCACGGTCATCTACGGCTCGACCTTCGTGGCGCTCAAGGTGCTGCTGGCGGAGCTGACGCCGTGGCTGCTGGTGGCGGCGCGCTTCGGCGCGGCTGGGGTGGTCGTCGGCGCGGCGGCGCTGATCAAGGGCGTGCGCTTCGGTCGGGGCGTCTGGGGCCGGGGGGTACTGCTGGGGCTGGTGCTGATGGCGGGCTACGGCCTGCAGACCCTGGGCCTGGTGAGCAGCGGGGCGGGGAAGTCGGCCTTCATCACCGCGCTGTACGTGGTCTTCACCCCCTTCGCCGCGGCGCTGCTGACCAAGCGCAGGCTCAACCGGCGGGTATTGGGGGCGGCGCTGGCCGCCCTGGCCGGGGTCTACCTGCTGGCGAACCCCCGGGGCCTGCCCGCGGTGGGTGACCTGTACACCCTGGGGTGCGCGGCGGCCTTCGCCCTGCATCTGGCGCTGATCGACCGCTACGCCCGCGAGGGCGAGGAGCTGCAGTTGACCACGGTCCAGTTGCTGGTGGTGGGACTCCTGGCGGCGGCGCTGACCCTGCTCTTCGAGGAACCGAGCCTGGAGCTCAGCGGGCTGGGCTGGGGCCTGCTGGCCTACCTGGCCTTCGCGGCGACGGCCCTGGTGGTGCTGCTGCAGATGTACTGGCAGCCGGCGCTGGGGGCGGGTCCGGCGGCGGTGGTCTACGTCGGCGAGGCCGTGGTGGCCTGGCTGGGCGGGATGCTGCTGCTGGAGGAGAGCTTCGCCTGGTCCGGCTACGCGGGAGCGCTGTTGATCGTCGGTGCGGTGCTGCTGGCGGTGGTGCCGCGCAAGCGTCCGCCGAGCGAGATCGGCCTGCCGCCCGATCCGGGGGGTGGACGATGA
- a CDS encoding radical SAM protein: MRRPGLDELRTAERGYIGGPTQPLSACVIWPNDYATGAANLGHQRVWELIDTAPGWCADRLYAGEPPTGRPVSFAWERPPGDFDLLLASTAFEADYPALLELLAAAGLLSDHAERCGPLVIAGGIAPTLNPRPPAPFVDAVYRGDAEVALPGLLAELAQSGPLDRRGLWELLAERGLYVDALGEPAAPVHHWTSPTGTYAASRIVSRRAHFGATLLVELGRGCPRGCTFCAARWAAGSWRPAEPAALREQIAALTRELAVQRVGLVGTAVAEAADFHGLLNWLETRGLKATSSSLRADLLTPKIARSLVRLGQRTLTLSAEAGTQRLRRSLAKGLDDDDLLRAAESVAAAGAERLKLYFIYGLPGETDADLEAVGQLCARMRERLGRTRLEVSASPLVPKPLTPLAGTPLPPATELRRKRKLIHAALRRIGVGRPTGESPRNALWQAALSRGDETILRRLREGVGKGALIREALAAGEK, encoded by the coding sequence ATGAGGCGGCCCGGTCTGGACGAGTTGCGGACGGCGGAGCGGGGCTACATCGGCGGACCGACGCAGCCCCTGAGCGCCTGCGTCATCTGGCCCAACGATTACGCCACCGGGGCGGCCAACCTGGGCCACCAGCGGGTCTGGGAGCTCATCGACACGGCACCGGGCTGGTGCGCCGACCGGCTCTACGCCGGGGAGCCGCCAACAGGCCGGCCGGTCAGCTTCGCCTGGGAGCGCCCCCCGGGCGACTTCGACCTGCTGCTGGCCTCGACGGCCTTCGAGGCCGATTACCCGGCCCTGCTGGAGCTGCTGGCTGCGGCGGGGCTGTTGAGCGACCACGCCGAGCGGTGCGGACCGCTGGTCATCGCCGGGGGCATCGCCCCCACGCTCAACCCGCGCCCCCCGGCGCCCTTCGTCGACGCCGTCTATCGGGGCGACGCCGAGGTCGCGCTGCCGGGGCTGCTGGCTGAGCTGGCGCAGTCCGGCCCCCTCGACCGCCGGGGCTTGTGGGAGCTGCTGGCGGAGCGCGGCCTGTACGTCGACGCCCTGGGAGAACCCGCGGCGCCAGTCCACCACTGGACCTCGCCGACGGGAACCTACGCCGCCTCACGGATCGTCAGCCGCCGCGCCCACTTCGGCGCGACGCTGCTGGTCGAACTCGGCCGGGGCTGCCCGCGGGGCTGCACCTTCTGCGCGGCACGCTGGGCCGCCGGGAGCTGGCGACCGGCCGAGCCCGCCGCCCTGCGCGAGCAGATCGCCGCCCTGACCCGCGAGCTGGCCGTCCAGCGCGTCGGTCTGGTGGGCACCGCCGTCGCCGAGGCCGCCGACTTCCACGGGCTGCTGAACTGGCTGGAGACGCGGGGGCTGAAGGCCACCTCGAGCTCCCTGCGCGCCGACCTGCTGACCCCGAAGATCGCCCGGAGCCTGGTCCGCCTGGGGCAGCGGACGCTGACCCTTTCCGCCGAGGCCGGTACGCAACGCCTGCGCCGCAGCCTGGCCAAGGGTCTCGACGACGACGACCTGCTGCGCGCCGCCGAGTCCGTCGCCGCCGCCGGGGCCGAACGGCTCAAGCTGTACTTCATCTACGGCCTGCCCGGCGAGACCGACGCCGACCTCGAGGCCGTCGGCCAACTCTGCGCCCGGATGCGTGAACGCCTGGGAAGAACCCGCCTCGAGGTCTCCGCCTCGCCCCTGGTGCCCAAGCCGCTGACCCCCCTGGCCGGGACGCCGCTGCCGCCCGCGACCGAGCTGCGACGCAAGCGTAAGCTGATCCACGCCGCCCTGCGCCGGATCGGCGTCGGCCGCCCGACCGGGGAGTCGCCGCGCAACGCGCTCTGGCAAGCCGCCCTCTCCCGGGGCGACGAGACGATCCTGCGCCGCCTCAGGGAGGGTGTCGGCAAGGGCGCCCTGATCCGCGAGGCCCTGGCGGCCGGTGAGAAGTGA
- the sucD gene encoding succinate--CoA ligase subunit alpha, translating to MSIFVDENTRLVVQGITGRDGSFHTEQMLEYGTRVVAGVTPGKGGQKVHGVPVFDTVDEAVEATAANTSVVYVPARFAAEAMLEAADAGIRLCVAISEGLPTLDVLEVYNYYRARGIRFSGPNSPGIISPGKAKVGIMPARIHRPGHIGVVSRSGTLTYEVVWNLTNAGMGQSTCIGIGGDPIIGTNFIDCLAAFEADPDTHGVVMIGEIGGTDEEAAAEFIAAEMQTPVVSFIAGRTAPKGKRMGHAGAIIAGGKGTAESKREALEAAGVPVADLPSQLPGLLKEKLG from the coding sequence ATGAGCATCTTCGTCGACGAGAACACGCGCCTGGTCGTTCAGGGCATCACCGGCCGCGACGGCTCCTTCCACACCGAGCAGATGCTGGAGTACGGCACCCGGGTCGTCGCCGGGGTCACCCCGGGCAAGGGCGGGCAAAAGGTTCACGGCGTCCCCGTTTTCGATACCGTGGACGAGGCCGTCGAAGCCACCGCTGCGAACACCAGTGTGGTCTACGTCCCGGCGCGCTTCGCCGCCGAGGCCATGCTCGAGGCCGCCGACGCCGGCATCCGCCTCTGCGTCGCCATCAGCGAGGGCCTGCCGACCCTCGACGTTCTCGAGGTCTACAACTACTACCGGGCCCGGGGCATCCGCTTCAGCGGTCCCAACTCTCCCGGCATCATCTCCCCGGGCAAGGCCAAGGTCGGCATCATGCCCGCCCGCATCCATCGGCCCGGCCACATCGGCGTTGTCAGCCGCTCCGGCACGCTGACCTACGAGGTCGTCTGGAACCTGACCAACGCCGGCATGGGCCAGTCCACCTGCATCGGCATCGGCGGCGACCCGATCATCGGCACCAACTTCATCGACTGCCTGGCCGCCTTCGAGGCCGACCCCGACACCCACGGCGTGGTGATGATCGGCGAGATCGGCGGCACCGACGAGGAAGCCGCCGCCGAGTTCATCGCCGCCGAGATGCAGACCCCCGTCGTCAGCTTCATCGCCGGACGCACGGCCCCCAAGGGCAAGCGCATGGGCCACGCCGGAGCGATCATCGCCGGCGGCAAGGGCACCGCCGAGAGCAAGCGCGAGGCCCTCGAAGCCGCCGGGGTTCCCGTGGCCGACCTGCCCAGCCAGCTCCCGGGCCTGCTCAAGGAGAAGCTGGGCTAG